In Salarias fasciatus chromosome 2, fSalaFa1.1, whole genome shotgun sequence, one genomic interval encodes:
- the klhl3 gene encoding kelch-like protein 3 isoform X2 yields MDAVSLGVQASPASPRPACVADSEDDAAGGGMFSFNQTHMRKSFQLMNELRNKKMLCDVQLVAGSVEVPAHRVVLASCSPYFCAMFTGDMSESKAHQVEIKEVDGHTLRKLVDYIYTAEIEVTEDNVQVLLPAASLLQLMDVRQVCCQFLQSQLHPTNCLGIRAFADLHTCTQLLNQAHAYAEQHFTDVVQGEEFLGLSLQQVCSLISSDKLTVSTEEKVFEAMISWIKYDQPARLELMPKLMEHVRLPLLSRDYLVQIVEEEALIKNNNTCKDFLIEAMKYHLLPADQRHLIKTDRTRPRTPVSIPKVMIVVGGQAPKAIRSVECYDFQEDRWYQVADLPSKRCRAGVVSMAGRVFAVGGFNSSLRERSVDVYDGARDQWSPVASMQERRSTLGAAVLGDVLYAVGGFNGSIGLSTVEAYNYKSNEWLYVASMNTRRSSVGVGVVDGKLYAVGGYDGASRQCLSTVEEYDPASDQWCYVADMSTRRSGAGVGVLAGQLYAAGGHDGPLVRKSVEVYNPQSNSWKLVCDMNMCRRNAGVCAINGLLYVIGGDDGSCNLSSVEFYNPTTDKWSLIPTNMSNGRSYAGVAVIDKPL; encoded by the exons ATGGACGCTGTGTCGCTGGG TGTGCAGGCCTCACCGGCCTCGCCCCGCCCCGCCTGCGTCGCCGACTCGGAGGACGATGCGGCCGGCGGAGGGATGTTCAGCTTCAACCAGACGCACATGAGGAAATCCTTCCAGCTGATGAACGAGCTGCGGAA CAAGAAGATGCTTTGCGACGTCCAGCTGGTGGCAGGAAGCGTGGAGGTGCCGGCTCACCGGGTGGTCCTGGCGTCCTGTAGCCCCTACTTCTGTGCCATGTTCACAG gTGATATGAGTGAGAGTAAAGCCCACCAGGTGGAGATCAAAGAGGTGGACGGTCACACGCTGAGGAAACTGGTGGATTACATTTACACGGCGGAGATCGAGGTGACGGAGGACAACGTCCAG GtcctgctgcctgcagcctccctgctgcagctgatggaCGTGCGGCAGGTCTGCTGCCAGTTCCTCCAGTCGCAGCTTCACCCCACCAACTGTCTGGGAATCAGGGCCTTCGCTGACCTGCACACGTGCACGCAGCTCCTCAACCAGGCGCACGCATACGCCG AGCAGCACTTCACTGACGTGGTGCAGGGTGAAGAGTTTCTGGGACTTTCCCTGCAGCAGGTGTGCAGCCTCATTTCCAGCGACAAGCTCACTGTCTCCACTGAGGAAAAG GTGTTTGAAGCCATGATTTCCTGGATCAAGTACGACCAGCCGGCTCGTCTGGAGCTCATGCCCAAACTGATGGAGCACGTCAGACTTCCCCTCCTGTCCCGGGATTACCTGGTCCAG ATCGTGGAGGAAGAAGCTTTGATAAAGAACAACAACACCTGCAAAGACTTCCTGATCGAGGCCATGAAGTACCACCTGCTGCCGGCCGACCAGCGCCACCTCATCAAGACCGACCGGACGCGGCCCCGAACGCCCGTCAGCATCCCCAAG GTCATGATCGTGGTGGGCGGCCAGGCGCCCAAAGCCATCCGCAGCGTGGAGTGCTACGACTTCCAGGAGGACCGCTGGTACCAGGTGGCCGACCTGCCGTCCAAACGCTGCCGGGCAG GTGTCGTCTCCATGGCGGGCCGGGTCTTCGCGGTGGGCGGGTTCAACAGCTCGCTGCGGGAGCGCTCGGTGGACGTGTACGACGGGGCCCGGGACCAGTGGAGCCCCGTGGCCAGCATGCAGGAGCGGCGCAGCACGCTGGGGGCCGCCGTGCTGGGGGACGTGCTGTACGCCGTGGGGGGCTTCAACGGCAGCATCG GTCTGTCCACCGTGGAGGCGTACAACTACAAGAGCAACGAGTGGCTGTACGTGGCCTCCATGAACACCCGGCGCAGCAGCGTGGGGGTCGGCGTGGTCGACg GGAAGCTGTATGCAGTCGGTGGTTACGACGGAGCGTCGCGTCAGTGTCTCAGTACGGTGGAGGAATACGACCCGGCCTCCGATCAGTGGTGCTACGTGGCCGACATGAGCACACGGCGGAGTggagcag gagTGGGCGTGCTGGCTGGTCAGCTGTATGCCGCCGGCGGACACGACGGGCCTCTGGTGAGGAAGAGCGTGGAGGTTTACAACCCGCAGAGCAACAGCTGGAAACTGGTCTGCGACATGAACATGTGTCGGAGGAACGCAG GCGTTTGTGCCATCAACGGACTGCTGTACGTGATCGGAGGAGACGACGGCTCCTGCAATCTGTCCTCTGTGGAGTTTTATAATCCCACCACAGACAAGTGGAGCCTGATTCCCACCAACATGAGCAACGGCCGCAGCTACGCCG GTGTGGCGGTGATCGACAAGCCGTTGTGA
- the klhl3 gene encoding kelch-like protein 3 isoform X1, which produces MDAVSLGSVQASPASPRPACVADSEDDAAGGGMFSFNQTHMRKSFQLMNELRNKKMLCDVQLVAGSVEVPAHRVVLASCSPYFCAMFTGDMSESKAHQVEIKEVDGHTLRKLVDYIYTAEIEVTEDNVQVLLPAASLLQLMDVRQVCCQFLQSQLHPTNCLGIRAFADLHTCTQLLNQAHAYAEQHFTDVVQGEEFLGLSLQQVCSLISSDKLTVSTEEKVFEAMISWIKYDQPARLELMPKLMEHVRLPLLSRDYLVQIVEEEALIKNNNTCKDFLIEAMKYHLLPADQRHLIKTDRTRPRTPVSIPKVMIVVGGQAPKAIRSVECYDFQEDRWYQVADLPSKRCRAGVVSMAGRVFAVGGFNSSLRERSVDVYDGARDQWSPVASMQERRSTLGAAVLGDVLYAVGGFNGSIGLSTVEAYNYKSNEWLYVASMNTRRSSVGVGVVDGKLYAVGGYDGASRQCLSTVEEYDPASDQWCYVADMSTRRSGAGVGVLAGQLYAAGGHDGPLVRKSVEVYNPQSNSWKLVCDMNMCRRNAGVCAINGLLYVIGGDDGSCNLSSVEFYNPTTDKWSLIPTNMSNGRSYAGVAVIDKPL; this is translated from the exons ATGGACGCTGTGTCGCTGGG CAGTGTGCAGGCCTCACCGGCCTCGCCCCGCCCCGCCTGCGTCGCCGACTCGGAGGACGATGCGGCCGGCGGAGGGATGTTCAGCTTCAACCAGACGCACATGAGGAAATCCTTCCAGCTGATGAACGAGCTGCGGAA CAAGAAGATGCTTTGCGACGTCCAGCTGGTGGCAGGAAGCGTGGAGGTGCCGGCTCACCGGGTGGTCCTGGCGTCCTGTAGCCCCTACTTCTGTGCCATGTTCACAG gTGATATGAGTGAGAGTAAAGCCCACCAGGTGGAGATCAAAGAGGTGGACGGTCACACGCTGAGGAAACTGGTGGATTACATTTACACGGCGGAGATCGAGGTGACGGAGGACAACGTCCAG GtcctgctgcctgcagcctccctgctgcagctgatggaCGTGCGGCAGGTCTGCTGCCAGTTCCTCCAGTCGCAGCTTCACCCCACCAACTGTCTGGGAATCAGGGCCTTCGCTGACCTGCACACGTGCACGCAGCTCCTCAACCAGGCGCACGCATACGCCG AGCAGCACTTCACTGACGTGGTGCAGGGTGAAGAGTTTCTGGGACTTTCCCTGCAGCAGGTGTGCAGCCTCATTTCCAGCGACAAGCTCACTGTCTCCACTGAGGAAAAG GTGTTTGAAGCCATGATTTCCTGGATCAAGTACGACCAGCCGGCTCGTCTGGAGCTCATGCCCAAACTGATGGAGCACGTCAGACTTCCCCTCCTGTCCCGGGATTACCTGGTCCAG ATCGTGGAGGAAGAAGCTTTGATAAAGAACAACAACACCTGCAAAGACTTCCTGATCGAGGCCATGAAGTACCACCTGCTGCCGGCCGACCAGCGCCACCTCATCAAGACCGACCGGACGCGGCCCCGAACGCCCGTCAGCATCCCCAAG GTCATGATCGTGGTGGGCGGCCAGGCGCCCAAAGCCATCCGCAGCGTGGAGTGCTACGACTTCCAGGAGGACCGCTGGTACCAGGTGGCCGACCTGCCGTCCAAACGCTGCCGGGCAG GTGTCGTCTCCATGGCGGGCCGGGTCTTCGCGGTGGGCGGGTTCAACAGCTCGCTGCGGGAGCGCTCGGTGGACGTGTACGACGGGGCCCGGGACCAGTGGAGCCCCGTGGCCAGCATGCAGGAGCGGCGCAGCACGCTGGGGGCCGCCGTGCTGGGGGACGTGCTGTACGCCGTGGGGGGCTTCAACGGCAGCATCG GTCTGTCCACCGTGGAGGCGTACAACTACAAGAGCAACGAGTGGCTGTACGTGGCCTCCATGAACACCCGGCGCAGCAGCGTGGGGGTCGGCGTGGTCGACg GGAAGCTGTATGCAGTCGGTGGTTACGACGGAGCGTCGCGTCAGTGTCTCAGTACGGTGGAGGAATACGACCCGGCCTCCGATCAGTGGTGCTACGTGGCCGACATGAGCACACGGCGGAGTggagcag gagTGGGCGTGCTGGCTGGTCAGCTGTATGCCGCCGGCGGACACGACGGGCCTCTGGTGAGGAAGAGCGTGGAGGTTTACAACCCGCAGAGCAACAGCTGGAAACTGGTCTGCGACATGAACATGTGTCGGAGGAACGCAG GCGTTTGTGCCATCAACGGACTGCTGTACGTGATCGGAGGAGACGACGGCTCCTGCAATCTGTCCTCTGTGGAGTTTTATAATCCCACCACAGACAAGTGGAGCCTGATTCCCACCAACATGAGCAACGGCCGCAGCTACGCCG GTGTGGCGGTGATCGACAAGCCGTTGTGA
- the LOC115407530 gene encoding heterogeneous nuclear ribonucleoprotein A0-like: protein MTNKLCKLFVGGLNVDTTEDGLRSYFEQFGSLSDCVVVMNQQLQRSRCFGFITYSSPEEADAAMAAKPHVVEGNNVELKRAIAREDANNPDILANVKKIFVGGVKDHIEAENLIEYFSQFGVVEKAEIISDKQTGRKRGFGFVFFEDTDSATKAVLTKYHTIDGNKVEVKKALTKQEMSSGGRGGRGRGRGMQSFGGGRGGGGYGGGYGGGYGGGYGGGYGGGYSGGYNGGGYGGYDDYDNQMGGGYSNGGDFGDGYGQQYSSYGAMKGSNFTHRSSAPYNRGGGYGRGGGGGYGGY from the coding sequence ATGACGAATAAACTCTGCAAGCTCTTTGTTGGCGGGCTCAACGTGGACACCACGGAAGATGGCCTACGGTCGTATTTCGAGCAGTTCGGCTCGCTCAGCGACTGCGTGGTGGTCATGAACCAGCAACTCCAGCGGTCCCGCTGCTTCGGCTTCATCACCTACTCCTCGCCGGAGGAGGCCGACGCAGCAATGGCGGCTAAGCCACATGTCGTCGAAGGCAACAACGTGGAGCTGAAGAGGGCCATCGCGCGGGAGGACGccaacaacccggacatcctcgCCAATGTGAAGAAAATCTTCGTCGGCGGAGTGAAAGACCACATCGAGGCCGAGAACCTGATCGAGTACTTCTCCCAGTTCGGCGTGGTGGAGAAGGCCGAGATCATTTCCGACAAGCAGACCGGCAGGAAGCGCGGCTTCGGCTTTGTCTTCTTCGAGGACACTGACTCCGCCACCAAAGCGGTGCTCACCAAGTACCACACCATCGACGGCAACaaggtggaggtgaagaaggCCCTCACCAAGCAGGAGATGTCCTCCGGCGGCCGGGGAGGCAGAGGTCGCGGCAGGGGGATGCAGAGCTTCGGcgggggaagaggagggggcggcTATGGAGGAGGCTACGGAGGAGGCTACGGAGGAGGCTACGGCGGCGGGTACGGAGGAGGCTACAGCGGGGGTTATAACGGAGGCGGCTACGGCGGATACGACGACTACGACAACCAGATGGGGGGCGGTTACAGTAACGGCGGTGACTTTGGGGACGGCTACGGACAGCAGTACTCCAGTTACGGAGCGATGAAGGGGAGCAATTTTACCCACAGGAGCTCGGCTCCGTACAACAGAGGCGGGGGTTACggccggggcggcggcggcggctacgGAGGCTACTAG